From one Akkermansiaceae bacterium genomic stretch:
- a CDS encoding sigma-70 family RNA polymerase sigma factor produces the protein MKPDPTKAQHPAATPTDPQHIADDTEARFAYLMMESRDALYRYLFSLHPVADEVDDLLQETAMTLWKKIGEYDSSRDFLPWALRVAYFEVLRWRKHMRKRRFVLSEELVEQLSATSLATPQEEMERARHHALQDCLAKLPGKYRQVVEQRYQTKGTLKDLAAKLGITSHRIYHRLEYARETLASCIERNLADRGFEYNQKEV, from the coding sequence ATGAAACCCGACCCGACCAAAGCACAGCACCCCGCTGCAACGCCCACCGACCCGCAGCACATCGCGGACGACACGGAGGCCCGTTTCGCCTACCTGATGATGGAGAGCAGGGACGCGCTTTACCGCTACCTTTTCTCCCTGCACCCCGTCGCCGATGAAGTCGATGACCTGCTCCAGGAAACCGCCATGACCCTGTGGAAAAAAATCGGTGAATACGACAGCAGCCGCGACTTCCTGCCGTGGGCGCTGCGAGTGGCCTATTTCGAGGTGCTGCGCTGGCGCAAACATATGAGAAAACGCCGGTTTGTCCTCTCGGAGGAACTCGTCGAGCAACTCAGCGCCACCAGCCTCGCCACCCCCCAGGAGGAAATGGAGCGCGCCCGCCACCACGCCCTGCAGGACTGCCTCGCCAAACTCCCCGGCAAATACCGCCAGGTGGTTGAACAACGCTACCAGACCAAGGGCACGCTTAAGGACCTCGCCGCCAAACTCGGCATCACAAGCCACAGGATCTATCACCGCCTCGAATACGCCCGTGAAACTCTTGCGAGCTGCATCGAACGCAATCTCGCCGACCGTGGGTTCGAGTATAACCAAAAAGAAGTATGA
- a CDS encoding FecR domain-containing protein: protein MNRESRRTLASLLSSLVEGDLDDASMQGLEDMLMDNPSAQAYYLHYISVHSMLECQGGQNSPLRLATTDRRPSASASGHSKYWLAAAACLTIAATWFTATHLRAPRESSLPVPISATLHQPAETVAVICGAEDAQWNIHNIQPVPGTRLGHGIINLTHGRIQLDFPAGEKVTIAAPATFDIQRENILSLLQGQLVASVPEAAQGFTVITPNGAVVDLGTEFAVNITPDGENRVKVIKGAVMASSTNDEGITTWEKKLHVGEEVSIERKAPLKETHLPHNYIEPLPNKISPLQLSPGYQSAVKKSQPLSYWTFDRLEQDSSIADTVGNNPLQLGWSAAVVQHKYGGHLRLDREKHPGYATPKQRIPGLNTPAGCTIELWAFSNLVNRQSLASLSDDTSPPADMPSHVLHSPQLLLIERTGRSRSEIGHIHPDFTLRSVYRWPTGYQGGSNTYSHEPYLIHKWHHITVVRDQQTCGIYIDGVLSSQQQIQFTPDQDEYTFLLGRLHIFKDHIDDRQWSGAIDEVAIYARALGADEISTHYRAAKPRTIAP, encoded by the coding sequence ATGAACCGGGAATCACGCCGCACACTCGCCAGCCTGCTCTCATCCCTCGTCGAGGGCGACCTGGATGACGCTTCCATGCAAGGTCTTGAGGACATGCTGATGGACAACCCCAGCGCCCAAGCCTATTACCTTCATTACATCTCCGTTCACAGCATGCTCGAATGCCAAGGTGGACAGAACAGCCCTCTACGACTCGCCACCACCGACAGGCGGCCGTCGGCATCGGCGTCCGGCCACTCGAAATACTGGCTCGCGGCGGCCGCCTGCCTCACCATAGCCGCCACCTGGTTCACCGCCACCCATCTCCGCGCACCCCGGGAATCCAGCCTACCGGTGCCGATTTCCGCCACCCTGCACCAACCCGCTGAAACCGTCGCCGTCATCTGCGGGGCGGAAGACGCCCAGTGGAACATCCACAATATCCAGCCCGTTCCCGGCACCCGGCTTGGCCACGGTATCATCAACCTCACCCACGGGCGTATCCAGCTTGATTTCCCGGCCGGGGAAAAAGTCACGATCGCCGCACCGGCAACCTTTGACATCCAGCGGGAGAACATACTCTCGCTCCTGCAGGGACAACTCGTCGCCTCCGTCCCCGAGGCCGCACAGGGCTTCACCGTCATCACCCCCAACGGGGCGGTCGTTGACCTGGGCACCGAGTTCGCCGTCAACATCACACCGGACGGAGAAAACCGGGTCAAGGTCATCAAGGGCGCGGTCATGGCTTCCTCGACCAACGACGAAGGCATCACCACTTGGGAAAAAAAACTACACGTCGGCGAGGAAGTCAGCATCGAACGCAAAGCCCCGCTGAAGGAAACACACCTGCCGCACAACTACATCGAACCCCTGCCTAACAAAATCAGCCCGCTTCAACTCTCTCCGGGTTACCAGTCGGCGGTAAAAAAATCCCAACCCCTCAGCTACTGGACCTTCGACCGCCTCGAACAGGACTCCAGCATCGCCGACACCGTCGGCAACAACCCCCTGCAGTTAGGATGGTCAGCCGCCGTCGTCCAACACAAATACGGAGGCCACCTGCGCCTCGACCGTGAAAAGCACCCCGGCTACGCCACCCCAAAACAACGTATTCCCGGACTCAACACCCCGGCCGGATGCACCATAGAACTCTGGGCCTTCTCCAACCTGGTCAACCGGCAATCGCTGGCCTCCCTTTCCGACGACACCTCACCGCCCGCGGATATGCCAAGCCACGTCCTCCACTCGCCGCAGCTCCTCCTCATCGAACGCACCGGACGCTCCAGGTCCGAGATCGGCCACATCCACCCGGATTTCACCCTGCGTTCCGTTTACCGCTGGCCCACGGGATACCAGGGAGGCTCCAACACCTACTCCCACGAACCCTACCTCATCCACAAATGGCACCACATCACGGTGGTCAGGGACCAACAAACCTGCGGCATCTACATCGACGGCGTGCTTTCCTCCCAGCAGCAGATCCAGTTCACCCCGGACCAGGACGAATACACGTTCTTGCTGGGCAGACTGCATATTTTTAAAGACCATATAGACGACCGCCAGTGGTCCGGTGCCATCGACGAGGTTGCCATCTACGCCCGCGCCCTGGGTGCCGACGAAATCAGCACCCATTACCGCGCCGCCAAACCACGGACCATAGCCCCCTAG
- a CDS encoding alpha-L-fucosidase has protein sequence MTSITRCFVLGAVLATSAVAVEPPAPFLPVPNPAQLRWHRAEYIMFAHFGMKTFYPSSNHMGNGKEDPKKFNPVKFDARQWVAAAKAGGFKGIVLTSKHHDGFCNWRTDTTDHSVKSSPWKNGEGDIVKELAEACREGGVYFGLYVSIIDHHFNKAGSPVHKTYGDYYYAQLKELSTRYGRVDEYWFDGFNAAKLKMDYPKIGRMIKETQPEAVVYDSGMLVKTLPDRCIAWPGGHGGIGPDQNYRREIDGVMSWYPNEPSIILQGNWFHIGEPAVSVRRMQDYYLTSTGYGVTPLMNLAPNKDGLIDDEAVAKLKEFKAWVDALHGNDPARLPGAKTSGSAHRGNDPQYAAAMATDGKDDTYFATDDAVTTATLEVEFGKTLTPAGFILQEYIPLGQRVDGYSIECRVDGKWQPVFSGKKIGYKRIILAGRASAAKLNIPACDAVRLRIDKALASPLINNFQVIGAEALAGNPTAE, from the coding sequence ATGACATCCATCACCCGTTGTTTTGTCCTTGGTGCGGTCCTCGCCACATCCGCTGTCGCGGTGGAGCCGCCCGCGCCGTTCCTGCCCGTGCCCAACCCCGCGCAACTGCGCTGGCATCGCGCCGAATACATCATGTTCGCCCACTTCGGCATGAAGACCTTTTATCCGAGCAGCAACCACATGGGCAACGGCAAGGAGGACCCCAAAAAATTCAACCCCGTCAAGTTCGACGCCCGCCAGTGGGTTGCCGCGGCAAAAGCCGGTGGCTTCAAGGGCATCGTGCTGACCAGCAAACACCACGACGGGTTCTGCAACTGGCGAACCGACACCACCGACCACTCGGTGAAATCCTCGCCGTGGAAAAATGGTGAGGGCGACATCGTCAAGGAGCTCGCCGAAGCCTGTCGCGAGGGCGGTGTCTATTTCGGCCTCTACGTCTCCATCATCGACCACCATTTCAACAAAGCCGGCTCGCCCGTGCACAAGACCTACGGCGACTACTACTACGCCCAGCTCAAGGAGCTCAGCACCCGCTACGGCCGGGTGGACGAGTATTGGTTTGATGGCTTCAACGCCGCCAAACTCAAGATGGACTATCCGAAGATCGGTCGCATGATCAAGGAGACGCAGCCCGAGGCGGTTGTCTACGACTCCGGGATGCTGGTGAAAACCCTGCCCGACCGCTGCATCGCCTGGCCCGGGGGGCACGGTGGCATTGGCCCGGACCAGAACTACCGCCGGGAAATCGACGGTGTGATGAGCTGGTATCCCAACGAGCCGTCCATCATCCTGCAGGGCAACTGGTTTCACATCGGCGAGCCCGCCGTCAGCGTGCGCCGGATGCAGGACTACTACCTTACCTCCACCGGCTACGGCGTCACCCCGCTGATGAACCTCGCACCTAACAAGGACGGCCTGATCGATGATGAGGCGGTGGCCAAACTCAAGGAGTTCAAGGCCTGGGTGGACGCGCTCCACGGCAACGACCCCGCCCGCCTCCCCGGAGCGAAGACCAGCGGCTCCGCCCATCGCGGCAACGACCCGCAATACGCCGCAGCCATGGCCACCGACGGTAAGGACGACACCTATTTCGCCACCGACGACGCCGTCACCACCGCCACCCTCGAAGTCGAGTTCGGCAAGACCCTGACGCCCGCCGGATTCATCCTCCAGGAATACATTCCGCTTGGCCAGCGGGTGGACGGCTATAGCATTGAATGCCGTGTCGACGGCAAGTGGCAGCCGGTGTTCTCCGGCAAAAAGATCGGTTACAAGCGCATCATCCTCGCCGGTCGCGCCTCCGCCGCGAAGTTGAACATCCCGGCCTGCGACGCCGTGCGCCTACGCATCGACAAGGCGCTCGCCAGCCCGCTGATCAACAACTTCCAGGTCATCGGAGCCGAAGCTCTTGCCGGTAACCCGACCGCCGAGTGA
- a CDS encoding PepSY domain-containing protein: protein MRNWRKVHMYCLGYFKILSLVSSCLLLIIGVTGILYNHHHDFDFLKESRVPTAVLPGKYQERLDQTRDAQGLGDIFPEEASSVPVMWVIIDLHNGSFFGGIWGRILYDVLGGMLVTLSVTGIYMYFQIRKRARF, encoded by the coding sequence ATGAGAAACTGGAGGAAAGTCCACATGTATTGCCTGGGGTATTTCAAGATCCTGAGCCTCGTCTCCAGTTGTCTTCTCCTGATTATCGGGGTGACGGGCATTCTTTACAACCACCACCACGACTTCGATTTCCTGAAGGAGTCACGGGTTCCCACCGCCGTGTTACCAGGCAAGTACCAGGAGCGCCTCGACCAGACACGCGATGCCCAGGGGCTTGGCGATATCTTTCCCGAGGAGGCCAGTAGTGTTCCTGTCATGTGGGTGATCATCGACCTGCATAACGGCTCGTTTTTCGGCGGCATCTGGGGTCGCATCCTCTACGATGTTCTCGGCGGCATGCTCGTGACCCTCTCCGTGACCGGCATCTACATGTATTTCCAGATTCGCAAGCGGGCTCGCTTCTGA